The Candidatus Bathyarchaeota archaeon nucleotide sequence ATAATTGTAGGTATCTTGATTGGCATTGCTTCGATATTGTGTATTATGATTGTGCAGCGTTCCTCCAAGTGCTTTTTTAGCAAAACAGACGATGATGATGGGGATGTTCCGCTTCAGTCTTCCACAGCAGACTCTTCAGCAGCTAAAAGTGAGCAGTAGCCTTAACAATCTCCTTTATAACCTAGTAATCTTTAATTGAAACCTTCCTGGTTTAGCTATGATGCAATCTGCTGGTAAAATCTGTAATCTTGAGAGGTCCGCTTAGTGCTTACAAAAATTCTCTCTGTCATCGGAGCATACAAACTGTATGAGAAATGGCTTTGGGACCAAGTTAAAAACGGCGAAAAAGTAGAACACATCGCAATTGTTTTGGATGGTAACAGGCGCTGGGCAAACCAAAAAGAGCTCAATCCGTGGCTTGGGCATAAAAAAGGTGCAGATACCGTGGAGGAATTGCTGGAGTGGTGTCAAAAACTCGGTGTCAAATTCATTACGCTTTACGCGTTCTCCACTGAGAATTTTAAGCGTACCTCTGATGAAGTGGATGAGATTATGCGAATCGCTATGGAGCGTTTCCGTAAACTTCTCACGGATGAGCGTATTCACAAAAACAAGGTTCACGTCAAAGTCATCGGTCGGGTGAATTTGTTGCCAGAGGATTTGCAAAAACTCATAAGTGAAGTTGAGCAGGCAACGGCGGATTATGATAATCAGTTTTTGAATTTCGCATTTGCATATGGCGGCAGGGCAGAAATCGTAGATGCAGCAAAAGTTATTGCGGAGAAAGTAAAGGATGGCGGTTTGCAAATAAAGGATATTGATGAGGAACTGTTTGAAAAATACCTATACACCGCACATATGACCAAACAGGAACCCGACCTCATCATTCGAACCTCAGGCGAAGAGCGTCTGAGCGGCTTTTTGTTGTGGCAGTCGGCGTATAGTGAATTGGCGTTTTTGGATGTTTACTGGCCTGACTTTCGCTTTATTGATTTGTTGCGTATTATTCGTACTTTTCAGAAGCGTAAGCGTCGTTTCGGCGCATAAGGCAATCAATGGTAGCAGAAGGTAGTGAATGGCGCAATGCAATCGGGCAATAGTCTGGTCTATAAGAGCTATTTTTTGTCCGTCAACCTGCCATAGCCCATCGGGTTCCCATAAACAATTTTGGCACTATGAAAACATGAAAAAACCAGCAATACACACCACCAAAAGTTTTCAACATGTTAATGGTTTGATTTTCAACAATTACAGACCTCCCCTCTATCGTTTCTGCAATGAATTTCTAATAGGCTCCAAATAGACAGCAAATAGGGTTTTGTTCACGGAGCCTTTATTGCCTTCCCCGCTTCATATTTTGTTGGGTTGGTGAGTTGGTGTGTGGCTATCGCTCCTTTGGAGTGAGGAAACTCCGCTCACATGTAGAATTGCAGCGTCCTCTCGGGGCGCATGGCGAGAGCCTTGGCAACGGAGCAGAAACGACACGTCCCCCAAACGCTGATGAATGAGGCACCCTAAAATGCCGACGAGTCTGGGTGGAAGCGGTGAAACGGCCGTCCTGCAAGTGGAAAGGGCAAACAGACGCCGATGAAGAATCTACCGGAAGGCGACAGGTAGCCCGATTAGCCAAATGCCACAGACAACAAAAAGCGGGTTACAACCAACACACCACAACCCAATACAGAAAAATAGACGTACCTTCACGATACAGTTCTCGGGAAGGTTCTTTATCTTATTATTCTTTTTAGTTTTTTATTTCCTTTAAGGTACTGGCTAGCTGTTCTTCTAATTGTGATACTGAATTCATACTCTTCTTTAAATTTTCAATAGATATAGATACTGCTTTGCAGTCGCTCATGCACTCACACCCTTTAATATTCACATCTCTTAATTTTTGAAACATTAAGTGTAAAAATCCTAAGGTAACAAGGATAAATAGCATCCCAGTTAGAACAAAAGTTATTGAAATAAACAACAACATAGCACTATAGCTAACATAAGACAAGATACATAGAAGAATAGATATAAAAAATGTTGAAATCGAAAGGAGCAACAAGCTTACAATGTTTTTATTAATATAACTAGAAATGTTTATGGTCTTATTTCGAGCAGCTTGTAATACTTTTAGGAGGTCCTCGCACTTATTATCAATTGTTTTAATTTGCTCTTTTATATTAAATATCATATTTTCAAGAGATTGCTTTTCTTTCGGACAAAAATTTGGAACCTTTTGAAAGAAATCATTTGCTTTTTCAAAAAAGTTTTTAGCAATAGACGAACAATTTTTCACATCACTTTTAAAATTATTTGAATATACAATTTGGTCATCAATTTTTTCAAAAATTTTTGTAATAGTGTCCTCAAGTTTGGCTATATAATAAAAGCTAATAGCAGCCAATAAGCTAGCTAAGATACCTACCGTTTGAATCAAAGTTTTAGACAAGTCAGCAATACTCTGACTCGTTAACCGAGTGAAAGAATCTGAGAAGAATAAGTAGTTAACAACTAACCAAAATATAATAATACAAAAAACTATGAAACATGCTAGTTTCATCCACTTAATGGGTAGCATAAATCAAAGGCATGGCTCTATCTATTTAAAATTTTGGCGGGAGCACAACTGTTTTTGAATATAATCATTTTAATAGGATTTATCAGTTCAATCTAAAAAAATAAGAAACATTGCCGTAGCAGCACTTTGTTTTGGGAGTAGATAGTTGTTATTTTTTAGGTTGTTCTGTTTCCGTGGCTGCTTTAACTGGCTTCATGGGTTCATCACAGCATATTAGGCATTCATCTGTGCATCCGCAGGGTTCTTCAATTAAAACAACAAGCCCGCATTCGTCACATTGGTATTTTTCACCTTTACGTTTAACCAAAAAATTCACCTTCTAAAAATTTAAATTTTTGTCCAATAAAATAATTTGTTTTAAGAAAATATAAAAATTTCTAAATCCTCGCTGGATGCAGTATACTACTTGAGTAGCTGCAGTGGTATAGTGTTAAAGGTTGTTGTCTATTCCGTTTATGGGGATAAGGTTGCTTT carries:
- the uppS gene encoding polyprenyl diphosphate synthase, producing the protein MLTKILSVIGAYKLYEKWLWDQVKNGEKVEHIAIVLDGNRRWANQKELNPWLGHKKGADTVEELLEWCQKLGVKFITLYAFSTENFKRTSDEVDEIMRIAMERFRKLLTDERIHKNKVHVKVIGRVNLLPEDLQKLISEVEQATADYDNQFLNFAFAYGGRAEIVDAAKVIAEKVKDGGLQIKDIDEELFEKYLYTAHMTKQEPDLIIRTSGEERLSGFLLWQSAYSELAFLDVYWPDFRFIDLLRIIRTFQKRKRRFGA